The following proteins come from a genomic window of Pseudomonas putida:
- a CDS encoding HlyD family secretion protein, with the protein MTNKRKTIVIGSVLAVAVLAGIVGPWLLGSDHRQSTNDAYVIADYTVVAPKVAGFVKQVLVEDNQQVQAGQLLATIDARDYQAALDAAQAQLLVAQAQSADARATLERQAALIAQAEAAVKAAQAEASFADHEVNRYSRLAQQGAGTVQNAQQARSRVDQARARLANTQAALVAARKQVDILSAQVASADGQLKRAEAGLEKAQLDLSYTRITAPVDGMVGERALRVGAFVNPGARLLSVVPLQHAYVVGNFQETQLTHVQPGQPVSISVDTFSGETLKGHVQSIAPATGVTFAAVKPDNATGNFTKVVQRIPVKIVFDDGQPLLARLRVGMSVEATIDTRGDTFSGKEVSTR; encoded by the coding sequence ATGACCAACAAGCGCAAGACAATCGTGATCGGCTCGGTACTCGCCGTGGCCGTGCTGGCGGGTATCGTCGGCCCCTGGCTGCTCGGCAGTGACCACCGGCAAAGCACCAACGACGCCTACGTGATCGCCGATTACACCGTAGTGGCGCCCAAGGTGGCCGGCTTCGTCAAGCAAGTGCTGGTCGAAGACAACCAGCAGGTGCAGGCCGGCCAGTTGCTGGCGACCATCGATGCGCGGGACTACCAGGCCGCCCTGGATGCCGCGCAGGCCCAGTTGCTGGTGGCCCAGGCGCAAAGCGCCGATGCCCGTGCCACCCTGGAACGCCAGGCGGCATTGATTGCCCAGGCTGAGGCGGCGGTGAAGGCGGCGCAGGCCGAAGCATCGTTCGCCGATCACGAGGTCAACCGCTACAGCCGTCTCGCCCAGCAGGGCGCCGGCACCGTGCAGAATGCCCAACAGGCGCGTAGCCGGGTTGACCAGGCCCGTGCACGGCTGGCCAATACCCAGGCTGCATTGGTTGCCGCGCGCAAGCAGGTGGACATCCTCAGCGCTCAGGTAGCCAGCGCCGATGGGCAGTTGAAGCGTGCCGAAGCGGGCCTTGAGAAAGCTCAGCTGGACCTGTCCTACACGCGCATTACCGCCCCGGTGGATGGCATGGTCGGTGAGCGTGCCCTGCGCGTTGGCGCCTTCGTCAACCCGGGCGCGCGGCTGCTGTCGGTGGTGCCCTTGCAGCATGCCTATGTGGTCGGCAATTTCCAGGAAACCCAGCTGACCCATGTGCAGCCGGGGCAGCCTGTCAGTATCAGCGTCGATACCTTTTCCGGTGAAACCCTCAAGGGCCATGTCCAAAGCATTGCGCCTGCCACTGGCGTGACCTTCGCCGCAGTAAAGCCCGACAACGCCACCGGCAACTTCACCAAGGTCGTGCAGCGCATCCCGGTGAAAATCGTCTTCGATGACGGCCAGCCGTTGCTTGCGCGCCTGCGTGTGGGCATGTCGGTAGAAGCGACCATCGACACCCGTGGTGACACGTTCAGTGGCAAAGAGGTGAGTACACGATGA
- a CDS encoding universal stress protein produces MPSPVLIAIDASPASTALLTLARRYCRPDEHELHVLLAIDSTFAVHDKPAPYTAEELEQYPAACEEQRLGDRAVAEAVALLKQAGFTSHGCMVAGQPVEAIVAKARELQCELIIMGHRHLSRLGRMLDPSISAKVIDRVEIPVMVGPA; encoded by the coding sequence ATGCCCAGCCCCGTCCTGATTGCCATCGACGCGTCCCCTGCCTCGACCGCCCTGCTCACCCTCGCCCGCCGCTACTGCCGGCCCGACGAACACGAACTGCACGTACTGCTGGCCATCGACTCGACTTTCGCGGTGCACGACAAGCCTGCGCCCTACACCGCCGAGGAACTGGAGCAATACCCTGCCGCCTGTGAGGAACAACGCCTGGGCGACCGCGCCGTGGCCGAGGCCGTTGCATTGCTAAAGCAGGCCGGCTTCACCAGCCACGGCTGCATGGTCGCCGGGCAACCGGTCGAGGCCATTGTCGCCAAGGCACGGGAACTGCAATGCGAGCTGATCATCATGGGCCACCGGCACCTGTCACGGCTGGGGCGGATGCTCGACCCGTCGATCAGCGCGAAGGTGATTGACCGTGTCGAAATACCGGTAATGGTAGGCCCGGCCTAG
- a CDS encoding HlyD family secretion protein — MKKFFSLFATLLVLTMAVVIGRQLWLHYMTTPWTRDGRVRADIINVAADVPGYVVDVPVKDNQRVKKGDLLIRVDPEHYQLAVDQAKALVASRKATWEMRKVNARRRADMDNLVISKENRDDASNIANAALADYQQAQAALAAAELNLKRTRIVATVDGYVTNLNIHKGDYARTGEAVMAVVDENSFWVYGFFEETKLPHVKVGDQAELQMMSGERLKGHVQSIARGIYDRDNPQSRELIADVNPTFNWVRLAQRVPVRIHIDEVPDGFLLAAGTTCTVVVKPSEGGAG, encoded by the coding sequence ATGAAAAAGTTCTTCAGCCTGTTTGCTACCTTGCTGGTGCTGACCATGGCCGTGGTGATCGGTCGCCAGTTGTGGCTGCACTACATGACTACGCCCTGGACCCGTGACGGGCGCGTGCGGGCCGACATCATCAATGTGGCCGCCGACGTGCCCGGTTATGTGGTGGACGTACCGGTCAAGGATAACCAGCGGGTGAAGAAGGGCGACCTGCTGATCCGGGTCGACCCCGAGCACTACCAGCTGGCTGTCGACCAGGCCAAGGCGTTGGTCGCCTCGCGCAAGGCCACCTGGGAGATGCGCAAGGTCAACGCCCGCCGCCGTGCCGACATGGACAACCTGGTGATCTCCAAGGAAAACCGCGACGACGCCAGCAACATCGCCAATGCCGCCCTGGCCGACTATCAACAGGCCCAGGCAGCACTGGCAGCGGCCGAGCTGAACCTCAAGCGCACCCGTATCGTTGCCACGGTCGATGGTTACGTAACCAACCTGAATATCCACAAGGGTGACTATGCGCGTACCGGTGAGGCGGTGATGGCAGTGGTCGATGAAAACTCGTTCTGGGTTTACGGCTTCTTTGAGGAAACCAAGCTGCCGCACGTGAAGGTGGGTGACCAGGCTGAGCTGCAGATGATGAGCGGCGAACGGCTCAAGGGCCACGTGCAGAGCATCGCCCGCGGTATCTACGACCGCGACAACCCGCAGAGCCGCGAGCTTATTGCCGACGTGAACCCGACCTTCAACTGGGTGCGCCTGGCCCAGCGCGTGCCGGTGCGGATTCACATTGATGAAGTGCCGGACGGGTTTCTGCTGGCGGCGGGGACGACGTGTACGGTGGTGGTGAAACCGAGCGAGGGTGGAGCGGGCTAG
- a CDS encoding MFS transporter, with translation MSSLSAPATAIAAAPAPAAPVQSAFGLRVVVGLFGVLLAVLCAGLNESVTKISLADIRGAMGIGADEGAWLLAVYSAASVSAMAFAPWLATTFSLRRFTMSAVGLFALLGLLQPLAPNLHSLMLLRILQGFAAGALPPMLMSVALRFLPPGIKVYGLACYALTATFGPNLGTPLAGLWTEYVGWQWAFWQIILPSALAMFCVGWGLPQDPLRLERFKQFDWRGVLLGLPAISCIVLGLSLGDRWGWLDSPLICWLLGGGVLLLVLFLYNEWSEPLPFFQLRMLSRRNLSFALVTLAGVLVVLSGVGSIPSAYLAQIQGYRPAQTSPLMMLVAMPQLIALPLTAALCNLRAVDCRWVLATGLAMLALSCIGSSLLTSEWIRGDFYPFYLLQVFGQPMAVLPLLMLSTNGMSPQEGPFASSWFNTVKGLAAVIAGGLLDALGTLRRHFHSNHLVDSLGNAPLIDDHAAGLAKRIHDQALVLTSADLYLVMAGIAVALICLIPFVPTRVYPPRAVA, from the coding sequence ATGAGTTCTCTGTCCGCCCCTGCCACCGCGATCGCCGCCGCCCCTGCGCCGGCTGCGCCCGTGCAGTCGGCGTTCGGCCTGCGCGTGGTGGTCGGGCTGTTCGGCGTGTTGCTGGCCGTGCTGTGCGCCGGCCTCAACGAGTCGGTGACCAAGATTTCCCTGGCCGATATCCGCGGGGCCATGGGTATCGGCGCCGACGAGGGCGCCTGGCTGCTGGCGGTGTACAGCGCCGCATCGGTTTCGGCCATGGCCTTCGCGCCGTGGCTGGCCACTACCTTCTCCTTGCGCCGCTTCACCATGAGCGCGGTCGGGCTGTTTGCGCTGCTGGGATTGCTGCAGCCCTTGGCCCCCAACCTGCACAGCCTCATGCTGCTGCGCATCCTTCAGGGCTTTGCAGCGGGCGCCTTGCCACCGATGCTCATGAGCGTGGCGCTGCGTTTTCTGCCGCCGGGCATCAAGGTCTACGGCCTGGCCTGCTATGCCCTGACGGCCACCTTCGGGCCCAACCTCGGCACGCCGCTGGCCGGGTTGTGGACCGAATACGTCGGTTGGCAGTGGGCGTTCTGGCAGATCATTCTGCCCTCGGCCCTGGCCATGTTCTGTGTCGGCTGGGGCTTACCGCAGGACCCGCTGCGTCTGGAGCGCTTCAAGCAGTTCGACTGGCGCGGCGTGTTGCTGGGCCTGCCGGCCATCAGCTGCATCGTCCTGGGCCTGTCGCTTGGGGACCGCTGGGGATGGCTCGATTCGCCGCTGATCTGCTGGCTGCTGGGCGGGGGCGTGCTGTTGCTGGTGCTGTTCCTGTACAACGAATGGTCCGAGCCGCTGCCGTTTTTCCAGTTGCGCATGCTGTCGCGCCGCAACCTGAGCTTCGCGCTGGTCACCCTGGCCGGCGTGTTGGTGGTGCTTTCCGGTGTGGGCAGCATTCCCTCTGCCTACCTTGCGCAAATCCAAGGGTATCGCCCGGCGCAAACCAGCCCGCTGATGATGCTGGTGGCCATGCCGCAACTGATTGCACTGCCATTGACGGCGGCACTGTGCAACCTGCGCGCGGTGGACTGCCGCTGGGTGCTGGCCACGGGGCTGGCGATGCTGGCGCTGTCGTGCATCGGTAGCAGCCTGCTGACCTCCGAGTGGATCCGCGGTGATTTCTACCCTTTTTACCTGCTTCAGGTGTTCGGCCAACCGATGGCAGTACTGCCGCTGCTGATGCTCTCCACCAATGGCATGAGCCCGCAGGAAGGCCCATTCGCCTCCAGCTGGTTCAACACCGTCAAGGGGCTCGCCGCAGTGATCGCCGGTGGCCTGCTGGATGCCCTCGGCACGCTGCGCCGACACTTTCATTCCAACCACCTGGTGGACAGCCTGGGCAACGCCCCGCTGATCGATGACCACGCTGCGGGCCTTGCCAAGCGTATCCATGACCAGGCGCTGGTGCTCACTTCGGCCGACCTTTACCTGGTCATGGCCGGTATCGCCGTGGCGCTGATCTGCCTGATTCCTTTCGTGCCTACCCGGGTCTACCCACCGCGCGCGGTGGCCTGA
- a CDS encoding LysR family transcriptional regulator: MPLPDMNLLVALDALLDEGSVVGAAQRMNLSPAAMSRTLGRIRDALGDPILVRAGRGLVPTPRALALREQVAALVEQAGEVFRSAGEVDLPKLDRAFNIRTNDLFIALYGALLLRRMHEQAPRTVLRFVPESPGGDDDSVLRDGRTDLIISSTVDLGPEIKVQSLFQTYYVGLARRDHPIFDQPITPQSFASYPQISVSRRGRANGPIDVELANFKVQRRVALITPSFHSALFSLPDSDLILPMPANILNSVHKLGLPLRSFEIPVPLERVTVLQAWHPRYHNDPAHRWLRQILKACCSVDP, encoded by the coding sequence ATGCCACTCCCGGACATGAACCTGCTCGTCGCCCTCGACGCCCTGCTCGATGAAGGCAGCGTGGTTGGCGCGGCCCAGCGCATGAACCTCAGCCCGGCGGCGATGAGCCGGACCCTTGGGCGTATCCGCGATGCCTTGGGCGACCCGATCCTGGTACGCGCGGGTCGTGGCCTGGTACCGACGCCTCGGGCGCTGGCGCTGCGCGAGCAGGTGGCGGCGCTGGTGGAGCAGGCCGGTGAGGTGTTCCGCAGTGCTGGAGAGGTAGATTTGCCCAAGCTCGACCGAGCCTTCAACATCCGCACCAATGACCTGTTCATTGCCCTGTATGGCGCCCTGCTGTTGCGCCGCATGCATGAGCAGGCCCCGCGCACGGTACTGCGCTTCGTGCCCGAGAGCCCCGGCGGTGATGACGATAGCGTGCTGCGCGACGGGCGCACCGACCTGATCATCAGCTCGACCGTCGACCTGGGCCCGGAGATCAAGGTGCAGAGCCTTTTCCAGACCTACTACGTGGGTTTGGCGCGGCGCGACCATCCGATCTTCGACCAGCCGATCACACCGCAGAGCTTTGCCAGTTATCCACAGATCAGCGTTTCCCGGCGTGGCCGCGCCAATGGGCCGATTGACGTCGAACTGGCCAACTTCAAGGTGCAGCGGCGCGTAGCGCTGATTACACCGAGTTTCCACTCAGCGTTGTTCTCGCTGCCGGATTCGGACCTGATACTGCCGATGCCCGCCAATATCCTCAACAGTGTGCACAAGCTCGGTTTGCCGTTGCGCTCGTTCGAGATTCCCGTGCCGCTGGAGCGGGTAACCGTGCTGCAGGCCTGGCACCCGCGTTATCACAACGATCCGGCACACCGCTGGTTGCGGCAGATCCTGAAAGCCTGTTGCAGTGTTGATCCGTAA